One stretch of Streptomyces sp. NBC_01142 DNA includes these proteins:
- a CDS encoding RDD family protein, translating into MSAPTPATGDGSPTPGYYPDPSIPGYVRYWNGAAWVPGTSRPAPTSGEAMPPAPHSGASAPVPPPSPLEETGPVFLDEEPFDAPSRPEAATAWQADTSRQTGFGGERDHLVSWGGGGQDPRTPARTDTSGASGVAGTSGAPADPRRPANPADPTGGALPGVRSLGPAGAGEPPVDGTVAIRALRRPGSASSAAGASDAAPAPGGESPGRRHPQPQGQPQPPTEGTAAIRVPRAGRGAPAEQAEGTMTIRSLAPGGPKAAAAPAAPSAPAQPQPQPQAPAQRQPQPQAPAQPQQPQPQQPHVPDPSQQPVTNGPGGGAASWPQQVRQLAQSPQSGAEAEQPVVPWKPPVNDPFLQAAQAQAAARPASLGKRLAARLIDTVLLGVLVAAAAVPVVSQARAHIDEKIEAAKQSGETVTVWLVDGTTAGHLGIILGALLVLGVLYEALPTAKWGRTLGKKLCGLTVWGIESREPPSFGAALRRWLVYGVLGILAVGVLNVLWCLFDRPWRQCWHDKAAHTFVAG; encoded by the coding sequence ATGAGCGCCCCAACCCCGGCAACCGGTGACGGCAGCCCCACGCCCGGCTATTACCCCGATCCGTCCATTCCTGGATATGTCCGGTACTGGAACGGTGCGGCGTGGGTGCCCGGTACGAGCCGGCCTGCGCCCACGTCGGGCGAGGCGATGCCCCCGGCGCCCCACTCGGGGGCGTCCGCCCCCGTTCCACCCCCTTCCCCGCTGGAGGAGACAGGACCCGTCTTCCTCGACGAGGAGCCGTTCGACGCGCCGTCCCGCCCGGAGGCGGCCACCGCCTGGCAGGCCGACACCTCGCGCCAGACCGGGTTCGGCGGCGAGCGGGACCATCTGGTCTCCTGGGGCGGTGGCGGCCAGGACCCGCGCACGCCCGCCCGGACGGATACGTCGGGTGCATCGGGTGTAGCGGGTACGTCCGGTGCGCCGGCCGATCCGCGCCGCCCGGCCAACCCTGCCGACCCGACGGGCGGCGCCCTGCCCGGCGTCCGCTCGCTGGGACCGGCCGGCGCGGGCGAGCCTCCCGTGGACGGCACCGTCGCGATCCGCGCGCTGCGCCGCCCCGGCAGTGCGTCTTCCGCTGCCGGCGCGTCGGACGCCGCACCGGCCCCCGGGGGTGAGAGCCCCGGCCGTCGTCACCCCCAGCCGCAGGGGCAACCGCAGCCTCCGACCGAGGGCACCGCCGCCATCCGTGTCCCGCGGGCCGGTCGCGGCGCACCCGCCGAGCAGGCCGAGGGCACCATGACGATCCGGTCGCTGGCTCCGGGCGGCCCCAAGGCAGCCGCAGCACCTGCGGCACCCTCCGCGCCCGCGCAGCCCCAGCCCCAGCCGCAGGCCCCGGCTCAGCGCCAACCGCAGCCCCAGGCGCCCGCCCAGCCTCAGCAGCCCCAACCCCAGCAGCCCCATGTGCCCGACCCGTCCCAGCAGCCCGTCACCAACGGCCCCGGCGGCGGCGCGGCTTCCTGGCCGCAGCAGGTGCGCCAGCTGGCCCAGAGCCCACAGTCCGGCGCCGAGGCCGAGCAGCCCGTCGTGCCCTGGAAGCCGCCGGTCAACGATCCCTTCCTGCAGGCCGCCCAGGCCCAGGCGGCGGCCAGGCCCGCATCCCTCGGCAAGCGGCTCGCCGCCCGGCTCATCGACACCGTGCTGCTCGGCGTGCTCGTCGCCGCCGCCGCCGTACCGGTCGTGTCCCAGGCGCGTGCCCATATCGACGAGAAGATCGAGGCGGCCAAGCAGTCGGGCGAGACGGTCACCGTCTGGCTGGTCGACGGCACCACCGCCGGCCACCTCGGCATCATCCTCGGTGCTCTGCTGGTCCTCGGTGTGCTGTACGAAGCCCTGCCGACCGCCAAGTGGGGCCGCACCCTCGGCAAGAAGCTCTGCGGCCTGACCGTCTGGGGCATCGAGTCCCGCGAGCCCCCGTCCTTCGGGGCCGCGCTGCGCCGCTGGCTCGTCTACGGCGTGCTGGGCATCCTGGCCGTCGGAGTGCTCAACGTGCTGTGGTGCCTGTTCGACCGCCCGTGGCGGCAGTGCTGGCACGACAAGGCGGCGCACACCTTCGTGGCCGGCTGA
- a CDS encoding SsgA family sporulation/cell division regulator — MHTVVERELELKLVLSPELSIPVPARLTYRTDDPYAVQITFHVGSDYPVKWTFAREVLVEGVFRPGGHGDVRIWPTKLEGRSVVMIALSSPEGDALLEASSAVVSAWLERTLRVVPPGSESERLAIDDGLAELLAPAPADDLWLRDPWPSDESADGDS; from the coding sequence ATGCACACCGTGGTGGAACGCGAGCTGGAGCTCAAGCTGGTGCTGTCGCCCGAACTCAGCATCCCTGTCCCCGCCAGGCTGACCTACCGCACAGACGATCCGTATGCCGTGCAGATCACCTTTCATGTCGGCTCGGACTACCCCGTCAAATGGACCTTCGCCCGCGAAGTTCTGGTCGAAGGAGTGTTCCGGCCCGGCGGGCACGGAGATGTCCGGATCTGGCCGACCAAGCTGGAGGGCCGGAGCGTGGTCATGATCGCGCTCAGCTCCCCGGAGGGCGACGCCCTGCTGGAGGCGTCGTCCGCGGTGGTGTCCGCGTGGCTGGAGCGGACACTACGGGTGGTCCCTCCGGGCTCCGAGTCCGAGCGGCTCGCCATCGACGACGGCCTCGCCGAGCTGCTCGCGCCCGCCCCGGCCGACGATCTGTGGCTGCGGGACCCCTGGCCGTCGGACGAGTCCGCGGACGGTGACAGCTGA
- a CDS encoding VOC family protein translates to MPARLDHTIVHSRDRFAGARFLAELIGGPEPKPFGPFASLPLEGGVTLDYLDADAAITSQHLAFLVSEDEFDEIFGRITDRELPYWADPMHARPQQINHHFGGRGVYIDDPDGHSIEFITHTYVTD, encoded by the coding sequence GTGCCCGCACGTCTTGATCACACCATCGTCCACAGCCGTGACCGCTTCGCCGGCGCCCGCTTTCTCGCCGAGCTGATCGGGGGGCCCGAGCCCAAGCCGTTCGGCCCCTTCGCCAGCCTCCCGCTGGAGGGCGGCGTCACCCTCGACTACCTCGACGCGGACGCCGCCATCACCTCGCAGCACCTGGCCTTCCTGGTTTCGGAGGACGAGTTCGACGAGATCTTCGGCCGGATAACCGATCGCGAACTCCCGTACTGGGCCGACCCGATGCATGCCAGGCCGCAGCAGATCAACCACCACTTCGGAGGCCGCGGGGTGTACATCGACGACCCCGACGGGCACTCCATCGAATTCATCACGCATACGTACGTCACCGACTGA
- a CDS encoding FAD-binding oxidoreductase, translated as MLHLPGEQPPDPRRLLERLSAGLPAEALITDPDVTASYANDMASFCEAGTPAVVVLPRTVEQVQHVMRTATALRVPVVPQGARTGLSGAANASDGCIVLSLTKMDRILEISPVDRIAVVEPGVINAVLSRAVGEHGLYYPPDPSSWEMCTIGGNIGTASGGLCCVKYGVTAEYVLGLDVVLADGRLLSTGRRTAKGVAGYDLTRLFVGSEGSLGIVVKAVLALRPQPPAQLVLAAEFDSAAAACEAVCAIMERGHTPSLLEIMDRTTVRAVNAMANMGLPDTTEALLLAAFDTPDPAADLAAVGELCSAAGATQVVPADTVAESELLLQARRMSLTALETVKSATMIDDVCVPRSKLAAMIDGTAAVAEKYDLTIGVCAHAGDGNTHPVVCFDHTDPDESRRARESFDEIMALGLELGGTITGEHGVGVLKKEWLARELGPVGVELQRGIKQTFDPLGLLNPGKIF; from the coding sequence ATGCTGCATCTTCCCGGGGAACAGCCCCCGGACCCCCGACGCCTCCTTGAGCGGCTGAGCGCCGGACTGCCGGCCGAAGCCTTGATCACCGACCCGGACGTCACGGCTTCCTACGCGAACGACATGGCGAGCTTCTGCGAGGCGGGCACCCCCGCCGTGGTCGTCCTGCCGCGCACCGTCGAACAGGTGCAGCACGTCATGCGCACAGCGACGGCGCTGCGCGTCCCCGTCGTCCCGCAGGGTGCCCGCACCGGCCTGTCCGGCGCCGCCAACGCCTCCGACGGCTGCATCGTGCTGTCGCTGACCAAGATGGACCGGATCCTGGAGATCAGCCCGGTCGACCGGATCGCCGTGGTCGAGCCGGGTGTCATCAACGCGGTGCTGTCCCGCGCCGTGGGCGAGCACGGCCTCTACTACCCGCCGGACCCCTCCAGCTGGGAGATGTGCACCATCGGCGGGAACATTGGCACCGCGTCGGGCGGCCTGTGCTGTGTGAAGTACGGCGTGACGGCGGAGTACGTGCTGGGCCTGGACGTCGTCCTCGCCGACGGACGTCTCCTCAGCACCGGCCGCCGCACCGCCAAGGGCGTCGCGGGCTACGACCTGACCCGGCTCTTCGTCGGCTCGGAGGGCAGCCTCGGCATCGTCGTCAAGGCCGTGCTCGCGCTCAGGCCGCAGCCGCCCGCGCAGCTCGTCCTCGCCGCCGAGTTCGATTCCGCGGCCGCCGCCTGCGAGGCCGTCTGCGCGATCATGGAGCGCGGCCACACCCCGTCGCTCCTCGAGATCATGGACCGTACGACCGTCCGGGCCGTGAACGCCATGGCGAACATGGGGCTGCCGGACACCACCGAGGCGCTGCTGCTGGCCGCCTTCGACACCCCGGACCCGGCCGCCGACCTGGCCGCCGTCGGCGAGTTGTGCAGCGCGGCCGGCGCCACGCAGGTCGTCCCGGCGGACACGGTCGCCGAGTCCGAACTCCTCCTCCAGGCGCGGAGGATGTCGCTCACCGCGCTGGAGACCGTCAAGTCGGCCACGATGATCGACGACGTCTGTGTGCCGCGCTCGAAGCTTGCCGCGATGATCGACGGTACGGCCGCCGTCGCGGAGAAGTACGACCTGACCATCGGCGTCTGCGCGCATGCCGGCGACGGCAACACCCATCCCGTCGTCTGCTTCGACCACACCGACCCCGACGAATCCCGGCGCGCCCGCGAATCCTTCGACGAGATCATGGCGCTCGGCCTGGAGCTCGGCGGCACGATCACCGGCGAACACGGCGTCGGCGTGCTGAAGAAGGAGTGGCTGGCGCGCGAACTCGGCCCGGTGGGCGTGGAGTTGCAGCGAGGCATCAAGCAGACCTTCGACCCGCTCGGCCTGCTCAACCCCGGCAAGATCTTCTGA
- the nthA gene encoding nitrile hydratase subunit alpha, translating into MTGSHADALISRRVRRLETLLEERGLVAGAALDEAIDAFLTGASPANGARVVARAWTDPDFRARLLADGTAAVAELGLSAGGVQPQRLRVVENTEHTHNVIVCTLCSCYPIRLLGPSPSWYKSEAYRSRVVRDPRAVLEEFGLSLPADTGITVWDSTSETRYMVLPRRPVGTEALPEPDLAALVTRNALIGTAAV; encoded by the coding sequence GTGACCGGATCCCACGCCGACGCCCTGATCTCCCGCCGGGTACGCCGCCTGGAGACCCTCCTGGAGGAGCGCGGCCTCGTCGCGGGCGCCGCGCTGGACGAGGCCATCGACGCCTTCCTGACAGGCGCGTCCCCCGCGAACGGGGCCCGGGTGGTCGCCAGGGCCTGGACCGATCCGGACTTCCGCGCCCGGCTGCTGGCGGACGGAACCGCCGCCGTCGCGGAACTCGGACTGTCGGCCGGGGGAGTCCAGCCGCAGCGGCTGCGCGTCGTGGAGAACACCGAGCACACGCACAACGTGATCGTCTGCACGCTCTGCTCCTGCTACCCGATCCGTCTCCTCGGCCCGTCCCCGAGCTGGTACAAGAGTGAGGCCTACCGCTCCCGGGTGGTGCGCGACCCCCGCGCGGTGCTCGAGGAGTTCGGCCTAAGCCTGCCGGCGGACACCGGGATCACGGTCTGGGACTCCACCTCGGAGACCCGCTACATGGTGCTGCCGCGACGCCCTGTGGGCACGGAAGCCCTGCCGGAGCCGGACCTGGCTGCACTGGTGACGCGCAATGCGCTGATCGGCACGGCGGCGGTCTGA
- a CDS encoding SH3-like domain-containing protein, which translates to MPDRFAPGAAVRTVHHDPPHHTRLPRYARGKRGTVVEPEGPAPLADIRSQGREDAPVEQVYAVRFAARDLWGDGDHHVVLDLFESYLEDDQP; encoded by the coding sequence ATGCCTGACCGCTTCGCGCCCGGCGCGGCGGTCAGGACCGTGCACCACGACCCGCCGCACCACACCCGGCTTCCGCGGTACGCCCGCGGCAAGCGCGGCACGGTCGTCGAACCCGAGGGGCCGGCGCCCCTCGCGGACATCCGCTCCCAGGGACGCGAGGACGCCCCCGTCGAGCAGGTCTACGCCGTGCGGTTCGCGGCCCGGGACCTGTGGGGCGACGGTGACCACCATGTCGTACTGGACCTGTTCGAAAGCTACTTGGAGGACGACCAGCCGTGA
- the hppD gene encoding 4-hydroxyphenylpyruvate dioxygenase, with protein sequence MTETIDHTPSTARKADPFPVKGMDAVVFAVGNAKQAAHFYSTAFGMKLVAYSGPENGSRETASYVLTNGAARFVLTSVIKPATDWGRFLADHVAEHGDGVVDLAIEVPDARAAYKYATEHGARGITEPYEIKDDHGIVVLAAIATYGKTRHTLVDRSGYDGPYLPGYVAADPIVEPPAKRTFQAIDHCVGNVELGRMNEWVAFYNKVMGFTNMKEFVGDDIATEYSALMSKVVADGTLKVKFPINEPAIAKKKSQIDEYLEFYGGAGVQHIALATNDIVATVRSMRAAGISFLDTPDSYYDTLGEWAGETRVPVETLRELKILVDRDEDGYLLQIFTKPVQDRPTVFFEMIERHGSMGFGKGNFKALFEAIEREQEKRGNL encoded by the coding sequence ATGACTGAGACCATTGATCACACCCCGTCCACCGCGCGTAAGGCAGACCCCTTCCCGGTGAAGGGAATGGACGCGGTCGTCTTCGCTGTCGGCAACGCCAAGCAGGCCGCGCACTTCTACTCCACCGCCTTCGGCATGAAGCTGGTGGCCTACTCCGGACCGGAGAACGGCAGTCGCGAGACGGCGAGTTACGTCCTCACCAACGGCGCCGCCCGCTTCGTCCTCACCTCCGTGATCAAGCCTGCCACCGACTGGGGCCGTTTCCTCGCCGACCATGTCGCCGAGCACGGCGACGGCGTCGTCGACCTGGCCATCGAGGTGCCGGACGCGCGGGCCGCGTACAAGTACGCCACCGAGCACGGGGCCCGCGGCATCACCGAGCCGTACGAGATCAAGGACGACCACGGGATCGTCGTCCTCGCCGCCATCGCCACGTACGGCAAGACCCGCCACACCCTCGTCGACCGGTCCGGCTACGACGGCCCCTACCTGCCCGGCTACGTCGCCGCGGACCCGATCGTCGAGCCCCCGGCCAAGCGCACCTTCCAGGCCATCGACCACTGCGTCGGCAATGTCGAACTCGGCAGGATGAACGAGTGGGTGGCCTTCTACAACAAGGTCATGGGCTTCACCAACATGAAGGAGTTCGTGGGCGACGACATCGCCACCGAGTACTCCGCCCTCATGTCGAAGGTCGTCGCCGACGGCACGCTGAAGGTCAAGTTCCCGATCAACGAGCCGGCGATAGCGAAGAAGAAGTCGCAGATCGACGAGTACCTGGAGTTCTACGGCGGGGCAGGTGTCCAGCACATCGCGCTCGCCACGAACGACATCGTCGCGACCGTGCGGAGCATGCGGGCGGCGGGAATTTCGTTCCTGGACACGCCCGACTCGTACTACGACACGCTCGGCGAGTGGGCGGGCGAGACCCGCGTGCCCGTCGAGACGCTGCGCGAGCTGAAGATCCTCGTCGACCGTGACGAGGACGGCTATCTGCTGCAGATCTTCACCAAGCCGGTTCAGGACCGGCCCACCGTCTTCTTCGAAATGATCGAGCGGCACGGTTCGATGGGCTTCGGCAAGGGCAACTTCAAGGCTCTGTTCGAGGCGATCGAGCGCGAGCAGGAGAAGCGCGGCAACCTGTAG
- a CDS encoding Lrp/AsnC family transcriptional regulator, which translates to MAIDHLDGRLIVLLAREPRIGVLEASRRLGVARGTAQARLDRLQSNGVIRGFGPDVDPAALGYPVTAFATLEIKQGQGADVRTHLSGVPEVLELHTTTGHGDMLCRLVARSNADLQRVIDRVVGFDGIVRASTAIVMENPVPLRIIPLVEQAAEDENV; encoded by the coding sequence ATGGCGATCGATCATCTGGACGGCCGGCTCATCGTGCTGCTGGCACGGGAGCCGCGTATTGGGGTTCTTGAGGCGTCCCGCCGCCTCGGCGTGGCCCGTGGGACCGCGCAGGCCCGCCTGGACCGCCTTCAGTCCAATGGAGTCATCCGGGGATTCGGCCCGGACGTCGATCCGGCGGCACTCGGCTATCCCGTCACCGCCTTCGCCACCCTGGAGATCAAGCAAGGACAAGGAGCGGATGTACGGACCCATTTGAGCGGCGTCCCCGAGGTACTCGAGCTGCACACCACCACCGGTCACGGCGACATGCTCTGCCGCCTCGTCGCCCGTTCCAACGCCGATCTCCAGCGGGTGATCGACCGCGTTGTCGGTTTTGATGGCATCGTGCGGGCCTCCACCGCAATCGTCATGGAGAACCCGGTGCCCTTGCGGATCATCCCGCTGGTGGAGCAGGCTGCGGAGGACGAAAACGTCTGA
- a CDS encoding ABC transporter permease — protein sequence MSFLEYLSTRHQQLLTDAYQHASAVFQCMVVATLLGILIGVVSYRSTWGGSLAITSTATFLTVPSLALIGLLIPLVGLGVAPSVIALTLYGLLPIVRNSIVGLRGVDPSLVDAATGIGMSRAARLFKVELPLAWPPILTGIRVSTQMLMGIAAIAAYASGPGLGNEIFRGIASLGSANAINQVLAGTIGIVILALLFDAAYVLIGRLTISRGIRD from the coding sequence GTGAGCTTCTTGGAGTATCTCTCCACCCGGCACCAGCAACTCCTCACCGACGCCTACCAGCACGCCAGCGCCGTCTTCCAGTGCATGGTGGTCGCCACCCTGCTGGGCATCCTCATCGGCGTGGTGAGCTACCGCAGCACCTGGGGCGGAAGCCTGGCCATCACCTCCACCGCCACCTTCCTCACCGTGCCCTCCCTCGCCTTGATCGGTCTGCTGATCCCGCTGGTGGGCCTGGGTGTGGCGCCCAGCGTGATCGCGCTGACCCTGTACGGGCTGCTGCCCATCGTCCGTAACTCCATCGTCGGGCTGCGCGGCGTGGACCCCTCGCTCGTGGATGCCGCCACGGGCATCGGGATGTCGCGTGCCGCCCGGCTGTTCAAGGTCGAGCTGCCGCTCGCCTGGCCGCCGATCCTGACCGGGATCCGGGTCTCCACCCAGATGCTGATGGGCATCGCCGCCATCGCCGCGTACGCCTCCGGTCCCGGCCTGGGCAACGAGATCTTCCGTGGCATCGCCTCGCTGGGCAGCGCCAATGCGATCAACCAGGTCCTGGCGGGCACCATCGGCATCGTCATTCTCGCCCTGCTCTTCGACGCCGCGTACGTCCTGATCGGACGGCTGACCATCTCCAGGGGGATCCGTGACTGA
- a CDS encoding betaine/proline/choline family ABC transporter ATP-binding protein (Members of the family are the ATP-binding subunit of ABC transporters for substrates such as betaine, L-proline or other amino acids, choline, carnitine, etc. The substrate specificity is best determined from the substrate-binding subunit, rather than this subunit, as it interacts with the permease subunit and not with substrate directly.), protein MAAGPGSEVEGGAGAGRAAASGARIQLENLTKRYPGSPNPAVDNVSLEIRPGETVIFVGPSGCGKSTTLKMINRLIEPSSGRIRIDDEDVTDIDPVKLRRKIGYAIQSSGLFPHMTVAENIALVPKMVGWSKSRVKDRVEEMLDLVGMDPREFHGRYPRQLSGGQQQRVGVARALAADPPVLLMDEPFGAVDPITRDHLQDELIRLQHELHKTIVFVTHDFDEAIKLGDRIAVLREHSHIAQFDTPEAILTNPTDDFVSGFVGAGAALKRLNLTRVRDVEIADFQTVTVDDPLQSIFDKLREGRHNELLMLDRRNRPYKWLRRGDLMLAKGSLARAGQLVHDTVTRDATLHDALEAVLTDSSGRVAVTGRRGEYIGVVDMETLMNSVHEMLEADRLAAIEHQHDLEELRHHRTEVELEGGADG, encoded by the coding sequence ATCGCGGCCGGGCCAGGGTCCGAGGTTGAGGGCGGGGCGGGGGCCGGGAGGGCTGCCGCCTCCGGCGCCCGGATCCAGTTGGAGAATCTCACCAAGCGCTATCCGGGCAGTCCGAACCCCGCGGTGGACAATGTCTCGCTGGAGATCAGGCCCGGCGAGACGGTGATCTTCGTGGGTCCGTCCGGCTGCGGGAAGTCGACCACACTGAAGATGATCAACCGCCTGATCGAGCCGTCGTCCGGACGGATCAGAATCGACGACGAGGACGTCACCGACATCGACCCGGTGAAGCTGCGGCGGAAGATCGGGTACGCGATCCAGTCGTCCGGTCTCTTCCCGCACATGACGGTCGCGGAGAACATTGCCCTCGTACCGAAGATGGTCGGCTGGTCGAAGTCGAGGGTGAAGGACCGGGTCGAGGAGATGCTCGATCTGGTCGGCATGGACCCGCGGGAGTTCCACGGCCGCTATCCGCGACAGCTCTCGGGCGGACAGCAGCAGCGGGTGGGCGTCGCGCGGGCGCTCGCCGCCGACCCTCCCGTACTGCTGATGGACGAGCCGTTCGGAGCCGTCGACCCGATCACCCGGGACCATCTCCAGGACGAACTGATCCGGCTCCAGCACGAGTTGCACAAGACGATCGTCTTCGTCACGCACGACTTCGACGAGGCGATCAAACTCGGGGACCGGATCGCCGTGCTGCGGGAGCATTCGCACATCGCGCAGTTCGACACTCCGGAGGCGATCCTCACCAATCCCACGGACGACTTCGTGTCGGGCTTCGTGGGCGCGGGGGCGGCACTCAAGCGCCTCAATCTCACCCGCGTACGAGACGTCGAGATCGCCGACTTCCAGACGGTGACGGTGGACGACCCGCTCCAGTCCATCTTCGACAAGCTGCGCGAGGGGCGGCACAACGAGCTGCTGATGCTGGACCGCAGGAACCGCCCGTACAAATGGCTGCGACGCGGCGATCTGATGCTCGCCAAGGGATCACTGGCCCGGGCCGGGCAGCTGGTGCACGACACGGTGACCCGGGACGCGACCCTGCACGACGCGCTGGAGGCGGTGCTCACCGACTCCAGCGGTCGGGTCGCGGTGACCGGGCGGCGCGGCGAGTACATCGGCGTCGTCGACATGGAGACGCTGATGAACTCCGTGCACGAGATGCTCGAGGCCGACCGGCTCGCCGCCATCGAGCACCAGCACGACCTGGAGGAGTTGCGCCACCACCGGACCGAGGTGGAGCTGGAGGGCGGTGCGGACGGATGA
- a CDS encoding ABC transporter permease encodes MSTAPERPPGEHDVLGHAFRDEEEEPAPPPAAPKPRITWQKLVVLPSVLAVVLLVTFLWISSIPLDSIAENSLSGGNVQLRLWQHIQLTVISTFWVLIIAIPLGIVLTRRGMRRAAPPVTAVANIGQATPAIGLLALLVIWLGIGPSTAIVGMVIYAVLPVLSNTVAGLKAIDPQLVEASRGIGMSPLGTLRKVELPLAVPLILAGVRTALVLNVGTATLATFGGGGGLGDLITSGIQTQRMPVLVVGSVLTVALALLVDWLASLAELLLTPRGLEAG; translated from the coding sequence ATGAGTACGGCCCCCGAGCGTCCGCCGGGCGAGCACGATGTCCTGGGCCATGCCTTCCGGGACGAGGAGGAGGAGCCCGCTCCGCCGCCCGCCGCGCCGAAGCCGCGGATCACCTGGCAGAAACTGGTGGTGCTGCCGTCCGTTCTCGCAGTCGTCCTGCTGGTGACCTTCCTGTGGATCTCCAGCATCCCTCTCGACTCGATCGCCGAGAACTCCCTGTCCGGCGGCAACGTCCAGCTGCGGCTCTGGCAGCACATCCAGCTCACCGTGATCTCCACCTTCTGGGTGCTGATCATCGCGATCCCGCTGGGCATCGTGCTGACCCGGCGAGGCATGCGCAGGGCCGCGCCGCCGGTCACCGCCGTCGCCAACATCGGCCAGGCGACCCCGGCGATCGGTCTGCTGGCGCTGCTGGTGATCTGGCTGGGCATCGGCCCGTCGACCGCGATCGTCGGCATGGTGATCTACGCGGTGCTGCCGGTGCTCTCCAACACGGTGGCCGGTCTGAAGGCGATCGACCCGCAGCTGGTGGAGGCCTCGCGCGGCATCGGCATGTCGCCGCTGGGGACGCTGAGGAAGGTCGAACTGCCACTGGCCGTACCGCTGATCCTGGCGGGTGTGCGTACGGCCCTGGTCCTCAACGTCGGCACCGCCACGCTGGCCACCTTCGGCGGCGGCGGGGGCCTGGGCGACCTGATCACCTCGGGCATCCAGACACAGCGGATGCCCGTCCTGGTGGTCGGCTCGGTGCTCACCGTGGCGCTGGCGCTATTGGTGGACTGGCTTGCCTCGCTGGCAGAGCTGCTGCTGACGCCGCGCGGACTGGAGGCGGGGTGA
- a CDS encoding glycine betaine ABC transporter substrate-binding protein: protein MAGMSGCGLKSGSPMVDNVVPGSVGKGEPLKGASLTVTSKNFSENIILGHMIGLIFTAAGAEVLDRTNLPGSISAREAIVGGDADAMYEYTGTAWITYLGHEKPIVNPQKQWQAVRDTDLQNGVTWLPQSTLNNTYTLAISKKNNAKYKLRTMSDVAKLANEDPSAVTICVENEFASRDDGLPGMQKAYGMKIPAGNIKKMDAGIIYTQVSKSDSCLLGEAFTTDGRIKAMDLDTLADDRHFFPNYNAAPEIHSATIDKWPAIAKLLNPLSARLTTRIAQELNARVDVKGEDPHEVAKDWLIREGFIREG, encoded by the coding sequence ATGGCCGGCATGAGCGGCTGCGGGCTCAAGAGCGGTTCGCCGATGGTGGACAACGTGGTGCCCGGCTCGGTCGGCAAGGGCGAGCCGCTCAAGGGCGCCTCGCTGACGGTCACCTCGAAGAACTTCAGCGAGAACATCATCCTGGGCCACATGATCGGCCTGATCTTCACGGCGGCGGGGGCGGAGGTGCTGGACCGGACGAATCTGCCCGGCTCGATCAGTGCGCGCGAGGCGATCGTGGGCGGCGACGCCGATGCGATGTACGAGTACACCGGCACCGCCTGGATCACCTATCTGGGCCACGAGAAGCCGATCGTCAATCCGCAGAAGCAGTGGCAGGCGGTGCGCGACACGGATCTGCAGAACGGCGTCACCTGGCTGCCGCAGTCCACCCTCAACAACACCTACACGCTGGCGATCAGCAAGAAGAACAACGCGAAGTACAAGCTCAGAACCATGTCGGACGTCGCGAAGCTGGCGAACGAAGACCCGTCGGCCGTGACGATCTGTGTGGAGAACGAGTTCGCGTCGCGCGACGACGGGCTGCCCGGTATGCAGAAGGCGTACGGGATGAAGATCCCGGCCGGGAACATCAAGAAGATGGACGCCGGGATCATCTACACCCAGGTGTCGAAGTCCGACTCCTGCCTGCTGGGCGAGGCGTTCACCACCGACGGCCGGATCAAGGCGATGGATCTGGACACGCTCGCGGACGACAGGCACTTCTTCCCGAACTACAACGCGGCACCGGAGATCCACAGCGCCACGATCGACAAATGGCCGGCCATCGCAAAGCTGCTGAACCCGCTGAGCGCGAGGCTGACGACGCGGATCGCACAGGAGCTCAACGCGAGGGTGGATGTGAAGGGCGAGGACCCGCACGAGGTGGCGAAGGACTGGCTGATCCGGGAGGGATTCATCAGGGAAGGCTGA